The Brachyspira sp. SAP_772 genome contains a region encoding:
- a CDS encoding OmpH family outer membrane protein — MKKYYIFALMFLSFLSLSIISPRVFTQSYRLTKVGYVDLDRVVKEVTKDEVFVENLKLKMEEQNNRDMAAETNNTEINTNPRDNSLRGQVKRQVASSLIGIVKKEGYTLILERTEYAILYADRNFDITDAVIKDVKESVMRK, encoded by the coding sequence ATGAAAAAATATTATATTTTTGCTTTGATGTTTTTATCTTTTTTAAGTTTATCTATAATAAGCCCAAGAGTTTTTACTCAATCATATAGGCTTACTAAAGTTGGTTATGTTGATTTGGATAGGGTTGTAAAAGAAGTTACTAAAGACGAAGTTTTTGTTGAGAATTTAAAATTAAAAATGGAAGAGCAAAATAATAGAGACATGGCGGCAGAAACTAATAATACAGAAATAAATACTAACCCTAGAGATAATTCTTTGAGAGGACAAGTTAAAAGACAGGTTGCTTCATCACTTATTGGTATTGTAAAAAAAGAAGGATACACTTTAATACTTGAAAGAACAGAGTACGCTATCCTTTATGCAGATAGAAATTTTGATATTACAGATGCTGTTATTAAAGATGTAAAAGAATCTGTTATGAGAAAGTAA